A single region of the Granulicella aggregans genome encodes:
- the pheS gene encoding phenylalanine--tRNA ligase subunit alpha: MSDAVNLLENYDDATLDQAFQGVMAEVTADVAGMDAEAFRLHWLGRKQGRLKTISEAWLKSAPAEARKPLGIRFNQLKQQIEAALEAPAAATAQIRGIDITLPGAVRAPGVEHPLLKTMHEIVQVFNHLGFGTNTGPQVETDFYNFEALNFPPNHPARDTQDTLIIANQQSKPARERLLMRTHTSPVQIRTMVEQAPPVRIVIPGKVHRNDAADATHSPIFHQVEGLCVDTNITFSDLKGTLDHAMKALFGSAVKTRFFPSFFPFTEPSADVQISCIFCGGKGCRKCKHSGWIELLGCGMVDPAVFAAVNEQRALAGETEPAYDPAKISGFAFGMGVERIAMIQHGVSDIGHFYSGDMRFLEQFA, translated from the coding sequence ATGAGTGACGCTGTAAACCTCCTAGAAAATTATGACGATGCGACGCTCGACCAGGCCTTCCAAGGTGTGATGGCCGAGGTGACCGCCGATGTGGCAGGTATGGACGCCGAAGCCTTCCGGCTGCACTGGCTGGGCCGCAAGCAGGGCCGGCTGAAGACGATCAGCGAGGCGTGGCTGAAGTCCGCGCCCGCAGAGGCGCGCAAGCCGCTGGGCATCCGGTTCAACCAGCTGAAGCAGCAGATCGAGGCGGCGCTGGAAGCTCCCGCTGCGGCTACGGCACAGATTCGCGGCATCGACATCACCTTGCCGGGAGCGGTACGCGCTCCGGGTGTGGAGCACCCGCTTCTGAAGACTATGCATGAGATTGTCCAGGTCTTCAATCATCTCGGCTTCGGCACCAACACTGGGCCGCAGGTGGAGACGGACTTCTACAACTTCGAAGCGCTGAACTTTCCGCCGAACCATCCGGCGCGTGATACGCAGGACACGCTGATCATCGCGAACCAGCAATCGAAGCCCGCACGCGAGCGGCTGCTGATGCGGACACACACCAGCCCGGTGCAGATTCGCACCATGGTGGAGCAGGCTCCACCGGTGCGGATCGTGATTCCGGGCAAGGTGCATCGCAACGATGCAGCGGACGCGACCCACTCGCCGATCTTTCACCAGGTCGAAGGCCTCTGCGTGGATACCAACATCACCTTCTCCGACCTGAAGGGCACGCTCGATCATGCGATGAAGGCGCTCTTTGGATCGGCTGTAAAGACGCGATTCTTCCCCAGCTTCTTCCCGTTCACGGAGCCGAGCGCAGACGTGCAGATCAGCTGCATCTTCTGCGGTGGCAAAGGCTGCCGAAAGTGCAAGCACTCGGGATGGATTGAACTGCTGGGCTGCGGCATGGTCGATCCGGCGGTGTTTGCCGCGGTCAACGAACAGCGTGCCTTGGCAGGAGAGACCGAGCCCGCGTACGACCCAGCGAAGATCAGCGGCTTCGCCTTCGGCATGGGCGTCGAGCGCATCGCGATGATCCAGCACGGCGTCTCTGATATCGGACACTTCTATAGTGGCGATATGCGCTTCCTGGAACAATTCGCATAG
- a CDS encoding MarR family winged helix-turn-helix transcriptional regulator has protein sequence MRSQAAQTGAAGGEEITAARLWLVLARASASVGTFIERSMGLKGFCLTDFMILEALLHKGPMTISAIGEKVLLASASMTSAIDRLEERNLVHRSLSAEDRRVRLVDLTCDGRRFIEELFAQHVDDLESISTGISQEERKVLYVALKKIGFAAQAATPPLPGHGGKVA, from the coding sequence ATGCGATCTCAAGCGGCACAGACCGGAGCAGCAGGCGGAGAAGAGATCACCGCTGCCAGGTTGTGGCTGGTGTTGGCGCGGGCTTCGGCCTCGGTGGGCACCTTCATTGAGCGGTCGATGGGGCTGAAGGGCTTCTGCCTGACGGATTTCATGATCCTGGAGGCGTTGCTACACAAGGGGCCGATGACGATCTCGGCTATCGGCGAAAAAGTGCTTCTGGCTAGCGCATCGATGACCTCAGCGATCGACCGGCTTGAGGAGCGCAATCTGGTGCACCGCAGCTTGAGTGCTGAGGACAGGCGGGTCCGGCTGGTCGACCTGACCTGCGACGGCAGACGGTTCATCGAGGAGCTATTCGCGCAGCATGTGGACGATCTTGAGAGCATCTCGACCGGGATCTCGCAGGAAGAGCGCAAGGTTTTGTACGTGGCTTTGAAGAAGATTGGCTTCGCGGCGCAGGCGGCAACGCCACCGCTGCCGGGCCATGGCGGCAAGGTAGCTTGA
- a CDS encoding YceI family protein: MNRRNFIALVAGVVLSATTAFAQTSTWTIDKNHSEVNFQIRHAAVSTVRGSISGVTGVVTWDEKDLSKASVTATIDATTVSTNNEARDKHLKSPDFFNVEKFPTLTFKSTSVVRADGKLKVIGDLTLAGVTKSVTLDVDGPTAPVKGMQGGLVTGFSATGTIKRSDFGFGSKFSEPILGDEVKFTIDVEADQK, from the coding sequence ATGAACCGTCGCAACTTTATCGCACTCGTCGCAGGCGTTGTTCTTTCAGCAACGACCGCGTTTGCCCAGACCTCTACCTGGACCATCGACAAGAACCACAGCGAGGTGAACTTCCAGATTCGTCACGCTGCAGTCAGCACTGTCCGTGGCTCGATCAGCGGCGTCACCGGAGTTGTGACCTGGGATGAGAAGGATCTTTCCAAGGCCAGCGTCACCGCGACCATCGACGCTACCACGGTGAGCACGAACAACGAAGCTCGCGACAAGCACCTGAAGTCGCCGGACTTCTTCAACGTCGAGAAGTTCCCGACGCTGACGTTCAAATCGACATCGGTGGTTCGCGCTGATGGCAAGCTGAAGGTTATCGGCGACCTGACGCTGGCTGGCGTGACCAAGTCCGTGACGCTCGATGTAGACGGCCCGACGGCCCCGGTAAAGGGTATGCAGGGCGGCCTCGTGACGGGCTTCTCCGCGACCGGAACGATCAAGCGCAGCGACTTCGGCTTTGGATCGAAGTTCTCGGAGCCGATCCTCGGCGACGAAGTAAAGTTCACGATCGATGTCGAAGCTGACCAGAAGTAA
- a CDS encoding organic hydroperoxide resistance protein, with protein sequence MAIEKAVYTAHATVSGGRDGVGKTDDGKLDVKLQLPKEMGGTGEGTNPEQLFAVGYAACFLGALKVVAGEAKERLDPATSINSSVSFGPLANGAKGFGIAVTLEVHVGGVDHAKAVEMVHAAHVICPYSNATRNNVDVTLTVV encoded by the coding sequence ATGGCAATTGAGAAGGCAGTGTATACAGCACATGCAACCGTAAGCGGCGGGCGTGATGGAGTCGGAAAGACAGACGACGGCAAGCTTGATGTAAAGCTGCAGCTCCCGAAGGAGATGGGCGGCACTGGCGAGGGCACCAACCCCGAGCAGTTGTTCGCAGTAGGCTACGCGGCGTGCTTCCTGGGGGCGCTGAAGGTTGTCGCGGGCGAAGCGAAGGAGCGGCTGGATCCAGCGACCTCGATCAACTCGTCGGTATCCTTTGGGCCGCTAGCGAATGGAGCAAAGGGCTTCGGCATTGCGGTCACGCTTGAGGTGCATGTTGGCGGTGTGGACCATGCCAAGGCCGTAGAGATGGTGCATGCCGCGCATGTCATCTGCCCGTACTCGAACGCTACGCGCAATAATGTGGACGTGACGCTGACGGTGGTTTAA
- a CDS encoding pirin family protein, producing MLTIRKSNERGHADHGWLDSHHTFSFANYYDEKHMGYRSLRVINEDRVAQGRGFGAHAHRDMEILSYVLSGKLAHKDSMGHTELLGPNEIQKMSAGSGVVHSEFNGSDTEPVHFLQIWIEPKNRGTAPAYEQLKFEAEEKQNKFKVLASSVPTPGAATLNQDAKVSVAELEAGKELSYELGADRHAWLHVIHGEVSVNGEKLSTGDAVAVDSEEVLKIAAQGTPKSEILLFDLQ from the coding sequence ATGCTTACGATTCGCAAGAGCAACGAACGGGGCCATGCCGATCATGGCTGGCTGGATTCGCACCACACGTTTTCTTTCGCCAACTACTATGACGAGAAGCACATGGGATATCGTTCGCTGCGCGTCATCAACGAGGACCGCGTAGCCCAGGGCCGCGGCTTCGGAGCGCACGCGCACCGCGACATGGAGATCCTAAGCTACGTGCTGAGCGGCAAGCTGGCGCACAAGGACAGCATGGGCCACACCGAACTGCTGGGGCCGAACGAGATCCAGAAGATGTCCGCAGGCAGCGGCGTCGTTCATAGCGAGTTCAACGGTTCCGATACAGAGCCGGTGCACTTTCTGCAGATCTGGATTGAGCCGAAGAATCGCGGCACCGCACCTGCCTATGAGCAGTTGAAGTTCGAGGCGGAGGAGAAGCAGAACAAGTTCAAGGTGCTGGCTTCGTCTGTACCGACGCCGGGAGCGGCGACGCTGAATCAGGACGCAAAGGTTTCGGTCGCGGAGCTGGAGGCGGGCAAGGAGTTGAGCTACGAGCTTGGCGCGGACCGTCATGCGTGGCTGCATGTGATCCATGGCGAGGTCTCGGTGAACGGCGAAAAGCTCTCCACCGGCGACGCGGTTGCTGTGGACTCCGAAGAGGTGTTGAAGATTGCCGCACAGGGTACACCGAAGAGTGAGATACTCCTGTTCGACCTGCAATAA